One window of the bacterium genome contains the following:
- a CDS encoding tetrathionate reductase family octaheme c-type cytochrome yields the protein MRSRLRTVFLPALLLPVLMTLSPTVAGAAPRTVPDHADLTGPYETGPAVTAACLDCHEDAAHDFMKTSHWTWESLQGVVGKGEALVGKKNLVNNYCVAVNSNWPRCTSCHAGYGWTDAGFDFTQAGNVDCLVCHDQTGKYRKFPTGAGHPVYKPTEWEGKIWEPQDLASLARTVGKPSRANCGACHFSGGGGNNVKHGDMESALLAPARELDVHMSADGQNFSCQECHTTSSHNIAGRAMFASPGAGSNHLECTACHDENVHGKRILNWHGKRIACQTCHIPAVARANPTMVWWDWSTAGTNQSAANDSLGMATFDNKKGSFRWEKNVVPSYSWYDGVSAQYLVGDKMDPKSITHLNRPQGSRLDPRAKIYPFKVMRGKQPYDKQQNVILVPKLYGPTGFWKTNDWNAAFKEGMASVNLTYSGEYAFAETESWWKVNHMVAPKEASLKCKDCHAGEGTSRIDWAALGYKGDPSKHRGISRFELSDAYKDLNE from the coding sequence ATGCGTTCCCGACTGCGCACCGTGTTCCTGCCGGCGCTCCTGTTGCCGGTACTGATGACGCTGAGCCCCACGGTCGCGGGCGCGGCGCCGCGGACGGTCCCCGATCACGCCGACCTGACCGGGCCCTACGAGACTGGCCCCGCGGTGACGGCCGCCTGCCTGGATTGCCACGAAGACGCGGCGCACGACTTCATGAAGACCAGCCACTGGACATGGGAGTCGCTGCAGGGCGTGGTCGGCAAGGGCGAGGCGCTGGTCGGCAAGAAGAACCTCGTGAACAACTACTGCGTGGCCGTCAATTCGAACTGGCCGCGCTGCACGAGCTGCCACGCCGGCTACGGTTGGACCGACGCCGGCTTCGACTTCACGCAGGCCGGCAACGTGGACTGCCTCGTCTGCCACGACCAGACCGGCAAGTACCGCAAGTTCCCCACCGGCGCCGGGCATCCGGTCTACAAGCCCACCGAGTGGGAAGGCAAGATCTGGGAACCGCAGGACCTGGCCAGCCTGGCCCGCACCGTGGGCAAGCCCTCGCGCGCGAACTGCGGCGCCTGCCATTTCTCGGGCGGCGGCGGCAACAACGTCAAGCACGGCGACATGGAAAGCGCGCTGCTGGCTCCCGCGCGCGAACTCGATGTGCACATGAGCGCCGACGGCCAGAATTTCAGCTGCCAGGAATGCCACACCACGAGCAGCCACAACATCGCCGGCCGCGCGATGTTCGCCTCGCCCGGCGCCGGCTCGAATCACCTCGAGTGCACCGCCTGCCACGACGAGAACGTTCACGGCAAGCGGATCCTGAACTGGCACGGCAAGAGAATCGCCTGCCAGACGTGCCACATCCCCGCGGTGGCGCGCGCCAATCCGACAATGGTCTGGTGGGACTGGTCAACGGCGGGCACCAACCAGAGCGCCGCCAACGATTCACTGGGCATGGCGACCTTCGACAACAAGAAGGGTTCGTTCCGCTGGGAGAAGAACGTGGTGCCGTCCTACTCGTGGTACGACGGCGTCAGCGCCCAGTACCTGGTGGGCGACAAGATGGACCCCAAGTCGATCACGCACCTGAACCGCCCGCAGGGCAGCCGCCTCGATCCGCGCGCGAAGATCTACCCGTTCAAGGTCATGCGCGGCAAACAGCCCTACGACAAGCAGCAGAACGTGATCCTGGTGCCGAAACTTTACGGCCCCACCGGCTTCTGGAAGACGAACGACTGGAACGCGGCCTTCAAGGAAGGCATGGCCTCGGTGAACCTGACCTACAGCGGCGAATACGCATTCGCCGAGACCGAGTCGTGGTGGAAGGTCAATCACATGGTCGCGCCGAAGGAAGCCTCGCTCAAGTGCAAGGACTGCCATGCCGGTGAAGGCACCAGCCGCATCGACTGGGCGGCCCTCGGCTACAAGGGCGACCCGTCCAAGCACCGCGGCATTTCGCGCTTCGAACTGTCCGACGCCTACAAGGACCTGAACGAGTAG
- a CDS encoding class I SAM-dependent methyltransferase yields MILYQDADWLAVDKPSGLATHGGHPGELGAVEWLALHRDLETFVVSRLDVATSGVLWLARHREASGRAQRVHEEGLALKTYEFLSAVDARQLGLPDSWTRDDPLDERPAHTLFQRRAEPGPGGLTRYTAVITRGRRHQVRRHAALSGVPILGDADYGGEPAGRLYLHCAEVRWPGVAEPVCAPLPPSFALARGADAMARDEALCRDRRGAWPAGVADCWRAVHRGEIDGLDAAVDVYGPWLRAVCWDESLAADEVVERLSPLLEMIGARPGTRGAVVRGHRQNPHQEALPGFTRTLGEPPPERLVVVEHGLRYGVDLAGAPHPGLFLDQRDTRRRVARVAAGRRVANLFAFTCSFSVVAAANDAEVVFSVDTARGCLRDGADNFALNGLVERGCGKFIQEDARRWLGRQERARLAKPEAYRPLDLVVCDPPVFSSVKEGGRFSVSREWSALADAVAALLSPTGVALFANNHRGGDHTRYRDELRERFSVVDDLRPPLDFPLLPDQPRDVRAFWCRAGS; encoded by the coding sequence GTGATCCTCTATCAGGACGCGGACTGGCTCGCCGTCGACAAGCCCTCCGGCCTGGCCACCCACGGCGGCCACCCCGGCGAACTGGGCGCCGTCGAATGGCTGGCCCTGCACCGCGACCTGGAGACGTTCGTCGTGTCGCGCCTCGATGTCGCCACCAGCGGCGTGCTGTGGCTCGCGCGCCATCGCGAAGCCTCGGGCCGCGCCCAGCGGGTGCACGAGGAGGGGCTCGCGCTCAAGACCTACGAGTTCCTGTCGGCGGTCGATGCGCGGCAGCTTGGACTGCCGGACAGCTGGACGCGCGACGACCCCCTCGACGAACGTCCGGCGCACACCCTGTTCCAGCGCCGGGCCGAGCCGGGCCCGGGCGGCCTCACGCGCTACACCGCCGTGATCACGCGCGGCCGTCGCCACCAGGTGCGGCGCCACGCGGCGCTGAGCGGCGTGCCCATCCTGGGCGATGCGGACTATGGCGGCGAACCGGCCGGGCGCCTGTACCTGCACTGCGCCGAGGTACGCTGGCCCGGCGTGGCCGAGCCTGTGTGTGCGCCGCTGCCGCCGTCCTTCGCGCTGGCGCGGGGTGCGGATGCGATGGCGCGTGACGAGGCGCTGTGCCGCGATCGCCGCGGCGCCTGGCCGGCGGGCGTCGCCGACTGCTGGCGCGCGGTGCACCGCGGCGAGATCGACGGGCTCGACGCCGCCGTCGATGTCTATGGCCCGTGGCTGCGGGCGGTGTGCTGGGACGAGTCGCTCGCTGCCGACGAGGTCGTCGAGCGCCTGTCGCCGCTGCTCGAGATGATCGGCGCACGACCGGGCACGCGTGGCGCCGTGGTGCGCGGGCATCGGCAGAACCCGCACCAGGAAGCCCTGCCCGGCTTCACGCGCACGCTGGGCGAGCCGCCGCCGGAGCGCCTCGTTGTCGTCGAACACGGGCTGCGCTACGGCGTCGACCTGGCCGGGGCGCCGCATCCGGGCCTGTTCCTGGACCAGCGCGACACGCGGCGGCGCGTGGCGCGCGTCGCCGCCGGACGGCGCGTGGCCAACCTGTTCGCGTTCACCTGCTCGTTCTCGGTGGTGGCCGCGGCGAACGACGCCGAGGTGGTGTTCTCGGTGGACACGGCGCGCGGCTGCCTGCGCGACGGCGCCGACAACTTCGCGCTCAACGGGCTGGTCGAGCGCGGCTGCGGCAAGTTCATCCAGGAAGACGCGCGTCGCTGGCTGGGACGGCAGGAACGCGCCCGCCTCGCGAAGCCGGAGGCGTACCGGCCGCTCGACCTGGTGGTCTGCGACCCGCCGGTGTTCTCATCGGTGAAGGAAGGCGGCCGTTTCTCGGTGAGCCGCGAATGGTCCGCGCTGGCCGACGCCGTCGCCGCGCTCCTGTCGCCCACGGGTGTGGCGCTGTTCGCCAACAACCACCGCGGCGGCGACCACACGCGCTACCGCGACGAGCTGCGCGAGCGCTTCTCTGTTGTCGATGACCTGCGGCCGCCGCTCGACTTCCCCCTGCTGCCCGACCAGCCCCGCGACGTGCGGGCGTTCTGGTGCCGGGCGGGCAGCTGA
- a CDS encoding thioredoxin family protein — translation MDGLLDIIDREGLDEPGWLLLLKAEAELDTAALPQEQADHVAATRLNLHRTLRIGRTWQPTAQLAARLLRIDRPQTWLVISEPWCGDSAQCVPCLAAAARLCPLVRLRLLRRDAQPAVMDRFLTRGTRSIPILVALDDAGVELFRWGPRPAAAQAVFDAAREEGLDKAAALERLHLFYGRDRGRALDAELVAALQAAFGGGSAA, via the coding sequence ATGGACGGGCTGCTCGACATCATCGACCGTGAGGGACTGGACGAGCCGGGCTGGCTCCTGCTGCTGAAAGCGGAGGCTGAACTCGACACGGCGGCCCTGCCGCAGGAGCAGGCCGACCACGTGGCCGCAACGCGCCTCAACCTGCACCGCACGCTGCGCATCGGGCGCACGTGGCAGCCTACGGCACAACTCGCCGCCCGGCTGCTGCGCATCGACCGTCCGCAGACCTGGCTGGTGATCAGCGAGCCGTGGTGCGGCGACTCGGCCCAGTGCGTGCCCTGCCTGGCGGCTGCCGCGCGCCTCTGCCCGCTGGTGCGCCTGCGCCTGCTGCGTCGCGATGCGCAGCCAGCGGTCATGGACCGATTCCTCACGCGCGGCACGCGCAGCATCCCCATCCTCGTGGCCCTGGACGACGCGGGTGTCGAGTTGTTCCGCTGGGGCCCGCGCCCGGCCGCGGCACAGGCCGTCTTCGACGCGGCGCGTGAGGAAGGCCTCGACAAGGCGGCGGCCCTCGAGCGCCTGCACCTGTTCTACGGCCGCGACCGCGGCCGGGCATTGGACGCCGAACTGGTGGCTGCCCTGCAGGCGGCGTTCGGTGGCGGGAGCGCTGCGTGA
- a CDS encoding DUF1460 domain-containing protein — translation MKTRTVGRRRQLRWTTALALVAMAAAAGSGCAATGSGSGKGAVVRAQIRAAAADRLLPAAVEDSLLASEQSLSTAARVGLWARRFLAAEGVRYVFGPAADGYVAERELVRDHRQDCISLLYRCSELARARDHDDAIVIALATRFAGAAPEDVVDAKGRVDYEHASHLDFSLDMIRSGHWGRDVTAEVGAAAPDTVGTSRYPAGSFEYVPKNGLVEAALREGDVIWFVLDPQVASARKLRDQYGLVIGHVGLVVVEEGRAHLVHAAVSGLSGWYEGGTVVKVPLTEYLARVERFAGVKVTRF, via the coding sequence ATGAAGACACGCACGGTTGGCAGGCGGCGGCAGCTCCGCTGGACAACGGCACTGGCCCTGGTGGCGATGGCCGCGGCAGCGGGCAGCGGCTGCGCCGCGACAGGATCGGGTTCAGGGAAGGGCGCCGTGGTCCGCGCCCAGATCCGGGCCGCAGCGGCCGACCGCCTGCTGCCGGCGGCGGTCGAGGACAGCCTGCTGGCGTCCGAGCAGTCGCTGTCGACGGCCGCGAGGGTCGGCCTGTGGGCTCGGCGTTTCCTGGCCGCCGAGGGCGTGCGCTACGTGTTCGGCCCTGCCGCAGACGGCTACGTGGCCGAGCGCGAACTGGTGCGTGACCATCGCCAGGACTGCATCAGCCTGCTCTACCGCTGCAGCGAGTTGGCGCGGGCGCGCGACCACGACGATGCCATCGTCATTGCGCTGGCGACGCGTTTTGCCGGCGCTGCGCCCGAAGATGTCGTCGATGCCAAGGGTCGTGTCGACTACGAGCACGCCTCGCATCTCGACTTCAGCCTCGACATGATCCGTTCCGGCCACTGGGGTCGCGACGTGACGGCCGAGGTCGGGGCCGCCGCGCCCGACACGGTGGGAACCTCGCGCTATCCGGCCGGCAGCTTCGAATACGTGCCGAAGAACGGCCTGGTCGAGGCCGCGCTGCGCGAGGGTGATGTCATCTGGTTCGTGCTCGACCCGCAGGTGGCCTCGGCGCGGAAGCTGCGCGACCAGTACGGACTGGTGATCGGGCACGTGGGCCTGGTCGTCGTCGAGGAGGGTCGCGCCCACCTGGTGCACGCGGCCGTCAGCGGACTCAGCGGCTGGTATGAGGGCGGCACCGTGGTGAAGGTGCCGCTGACGGAGTACCTCGCGCGCGTGGAGCGCTTCGCGGGGGTGAAGGTGACGCGGTTCTGA
- a CDS encoding sigma-70 family RNA polymerase sigma factor translates to MYEVNLLALSATMRDARHRFLLELAKRGSEESFRRLYAELYDQVCRFVGARVRGAAEVEDLVAVVFGRMVEGLEGFDAGRGSVTAWVLGMARHAVIDHQRRRAAFGGARQAASVDDLQEVLAATSPDPLGTLIRDEEVRAVRDWIGRQDEATRDLLDLRFGQGLTSREIAQVMGLSQDAVKKRCERVLRQMRQELPTERTMTGRGGAPCMTGE, encoded by the coding sequence GTGTACGAGGTGAACCTGTTGGCCTTGTCAGCGACGATGCGTGACGCGCGTCACCGGTTCCTGCTGGAACTGGCGAAGCGCGGCAGCGAAGAATCCTTCCGGCGCCTGTACGCCGAACTCTACGACCAGGTCTGCCGATTCGTCGGCGCCAGGGTGCGCGGGGCGGCCGAGGTGGAAGACCTGGTGGCCGTCGTCTTCGGGCGCATGGTCGAAGGCCTGGAGGGATTCGACGCCGGGCGCGGTTCGGTCACGGCGTGGGTGCTGGGCATGGCCCGGCACGCGGTGATCGACCACCAGCGCCGGAGGGCGGCCTTCGGCGGCGCACGCCAGGCGGCCTCGGTCGATGACCTGCAGGAAGTGCTGGCGGCCACATCACCCGACCCGTTGGGGACACTGATCCGGGACGAGGAAGTCCGCGCCGTGCGCGACTGGATCGGGCGGCAGGACGAGGCAACCCGCGATCTGCTGGACCTGCGTTTCGGGCAGGGGCTGACCAGTCGCGAGATCGCGCAGGTAATGGGCCTTTCGCAGGACGCCGTCAAGAAGCGCTGCGAGCGCGTGCTGCGGCAGATGCGGCAGGAACTTCCGACGGAACGAACGATGACAGGCAGAGGAGGTGCGCCATGCATGACCGGCGAATGA
- a CDS encoding PD40 domain-containing protein yields the protein MAKASDFPAPFTLGTWRVQAELNRITGPGGAHQIEPRIMRVLLVLVEHAGGVVTRQDLLDEVWADAIVGEEILTRAVSELRRVFGDDPRQPAYIETIRQHGYRLIMPVGQDPVSVADPAPAEPPVVNLPAAEPPVVQAPAANPPALDPPAAPAPAAEPAAPAALFAAAEPAAPAVRRLARALAGRALPLLAVAAAGLALVTAPAWWPGLDRGAKAPTVPVPLTSYPGRELHPALSPDGVRVAFAWSGPDDRSPGIYIKQRNSETALRLTAEPGWPAWPVWLPDGQSVAFVQTADTASTICLVSSLGGPVRRLREVPSLVDGLTVSADGLRLAWAARAAGRGPYRLEGLAVTDPTTMWRPAPPTGAAADVQPRLSPDGRWLAWVAVGPGGDGTIYRTPVAGGEVAAVTHAHGPIAGLAWTPDSRQLVYAAAPAGAYGLWRVDHDGSRPEAVALTAEFVWNPTIAALSGDLAFEQVRLDQDIWRLRVLEREPWRFETAPFLVSTRWEADADLDPATGRVVFVSLRSGRPQVWTTGTEGTDPAPLTDLEAAAISAPRWSPDGTRVAFRAVTDEGAAVMVVPAVGGRPRAVPLAADDLLPAGWSRDGRTVLVAADLGDGWQLHRVDPVDGSRQALTRAGGLTGAETADGRDLYHTRPGLAGLWRLSLAGGEPELVIPGLLAGDRAAWRLTGDAILWVLRVRGRAVLMRHDLASGVSQPLAELPGFAGGALGVSGTGEVVLYCHAGEAAGDLMLLSSFAAPKN from the coding sequence ATGGCCAAGGCGTCCGACTTTCCCGCTCCCTTCACGCTCGGGACCTGGCGGGTGCAGGCGGAACTCAACCGCATCACAGGGCCCGGCGGCGCGCACCAGATCGAGCCGCGCATCATGCGCGTGCTCCTGGTGCTGGTTGAGCATGCAGGTGGCGTCGTCACGCGGCAGGACCTGCTGGACGAGGTGTGGGCCGACGCGATCGTCGGCGAGGAGATCCTCACGCGCGCGGTGAGCGAACTGCGTCGCGTCTTCGGTGATGATCCGCGGCAGCCCGCCTACATCGAGACCATCCGGCAGCACGGTTACCGGCTGATCATGCCGGTGGGGCAGGACCCGGTATCAGTGGCGGATCCGGCGCCGGCGGAGCCGCCGGTCGTGAACTTGCCCGCGGCGGAGCCGCCCGTCGTCCAGGCGCCAGCGGCGAATCCGCCTGCACTGGATCCACCCGCCGCCCCGGCGCCGGCTGCGGAGCCCGCAGCCCCCGCCGCCCTGTTCGCCGCAGCCGAGCCTGCGGCGCCGGCCGTCCGCCGCCTGGCCCGCGCGCTGGCCGGCCGGGCCCTCCCGCTGCTGGCCGTGGCTGCTGCAGGCCTCGCCCTGGTCACGGCGCCCGCCTGGTGGCCGGGCTTGGATCGCGGCGCGAAGGCGCCGACCGTACCGGTCCCGCTGACCAGTTACCCCGGGCGCGAACTGCACCCGGCGCTGTCCCCGGACGGCGTCCGCGTGGCCTTCGCCTGGTCCGGCCCCGACGACCGTTCGCCGGGCATCTACATCAAGCAGCGCAATTCGGAGACCGCGTTGCGCCTGACCGCCGAACCCGGCTGGCCGGCCTGGCCGGTGTGGCTGCCCGACGGGCAGAGCGTCGCCTTCGTCCAGACGGCCGATACGGCCAGTACCATCTGCCTGGTGTCGTCGCTGGGCGGGCCGGTGCGGCGGCTGCGCGAGGTGCCTTCGCTGGTCGACGGCCTGACCGTCTCGGCGGACGGCCTGCGCCTGGCCTGGGCGGCACGCGCCGCGGGCCGGGGGCCGTACCGGCTCGAAGGGCTGGCCGTGACCGATCCGACCACGATGTGGCGCCCGGCGCCCCCGACCGGCGCGGCGGCGGACGTGCAACCGCGGCTGTCTCCCGACGGCCGCTGGCTGGCCTGGGTCGCCGTCGGGCCCGGGGGCGACGGCACCATCTACCGCACGCCGGTGGCCGGCGGCGAGGTGGCGGCGGTGACGCATGCCCACGGCCCCATCGCCGGGCTGGCCTGGACCCCCGACAGCCGCCAGCTGGTCTACGCGGCGGCGCCGGCCGGCGCTTACGGCCTGTGGCGGGTCGATCATGACGGCTCCCGTCCCGAAGCCGTGGCGCTGACCGCGGAGTTCGTCTGGAATCCGACCATTGCGGCCCTGAGCGGTGACCTGGCCTTCGAACAGGTGCGCCTGGATCAGGATATCTGGCGCCTGCGCGTCCTCGAGCGCGAACCCTGGCGCTTCGAAACGGCGCCATTCCTGGTTTCCACGCGCTGGGAAGCCGATGCCGACCTGGACCCGGCGACCGGACGGGTGGTGTTCGTCTCGCTGCGGTCGGGACGGCCGCAGGTGTGGACCACCGGCACCGAAGGGACCGACCCGGCGCCCCTGACCGATCTCGAAGCGGCCGCCATTTCGGCGCCGCGCTGGTCCCCGGACGGAACCCGGGTGGCGTTCCGCGCCGTCACCGACGAGGGCGCCGCGGTCATGGTGGTGCCCGCCGTCGGCGGCCGCCCCCGCGCCGTGCCCCTGGCGGCCGACGACCTGCTGCCTGCCGGGTGGAGTCGCGACGGCCGGACCGTCCTGGTGGCGGCCGACCTGGGCGATGGCTGGCAGTTGCACCGGGTGGACCCGGTCGACGGCAGCCGGCAGGCGCTGACCCGTGCGGGCGGCCTGACCGGCGCCGAAACCGCTGACGGGCGCGACCTCTACCATACGCGGCCGGGCCTGGCCGGCCTGTGGCGGCTGTCCCTGGCCGGCGGCGAGCCCGAACTGGTGATCCCGGGGCTGCTGGCCGGCGACCGCGCGGCCTGGCGCCTGACCGGGGACGCCATCCTCTGGGTGCTGCGGGTACGGGGGCGCGCCGTCCTGATGCGCCATGACCTGGCTTCCGGCGTGTCGCAGCCCCTGGCTGAGCTTCCGGGCTTTGCCGGAGGGGCGCTGGGGGTGTCGGGGACCGGTGAGGTCGTGCTCTACTGCCACGCCGGCGAGGCTGCCGGCGACCTGATGCTGCTGTCTTCGTTCGCCGCGCCGAAAAATTAA
- a CDS encoding MBL fold metallo-hydrolase, with product MSAPIRLTFHGAAGTVTGSRHFLEAAGRRTLVDCGMFQGLKELRLLNWAAPGFEPGFLQDLILTHAHIDHTGWTPRLMQYGFKGSIHATPPTAELLELMLLDAAHLQEEDAAFANKKGFSKHQPAEPLYTTIDALAALKLVRPLDFEKWHQLSPQVRFRFHNAGHILGSAFVELRVGGPDAPAGGVNPGELTIVFGGDLGRYGVPLHVDPQPLPACDVLVVESTYGDRKHDYKPVIDQIRADFRETVRRRGTVLIPAFAVGRAQAVGLILRELMEDGDLAEVPIHIDSPMAVDATAIYSRHLHDGNLDEGIGEGASLFPRQVKLHRTVHESKMLTAMDGPRVVIAASGMMTGGRILHHLIKRLPNQNNLILLSGYQAVGTRGRLLRDGATTLRMHGHVIPVGARVGSIDGLSSHADGDEIMRWIGTCPLPPRRVFVVHGEGEGPRAMAARLKAALPGAEVTIPALGDGFTLG from the coding sequence ATGAGCGCACCCATCCGCCTGACGTTCCACGGCGCCGCCGGCACGGTGACCGGCAGCCGGCATTTCCTCGAAGCCGCCGGCCGCCGCACGCTTGTCGACTGCGGCATGTTCCAGGGCCTCAAGGAACTGCGGCTTCTCAACTGGGCGGCTCCGGGCTTCGAGCCCGGCTTTCTCCAGGACCTGATCCTGACCCACGCGCACATCGACCACACGGGCTGGACACCGCGATTGATGCAGTACGGGTTCAAGGGATCCATCCACGCCACCCCGCCCACGGCCGAGCTCCTCGAGTTGATGCTGCTCGACGCGGCCCACCTGCAGGAGGAAGACGCGGCGTTCGCGAACAAGAAGGGCTTCTCGAAGCACCAGCCCGCCGAGCCGCTCTACACGACGATCGACGCACTGGCAGCGCTGAAGCTGGTGCGCCCGCTGGATTTCGAGAAGTGGCACCAGCTCTCGCCGCAGGTGCGGTTCCGCTTCCACAACGCCGGGCACATCCTCGGCTCGGCGTTCGTCGAATTGCGCGTGGGAGGGCCCGACGCACCTGCGGGCGGCGTGAACCCCGGCGAGTTGACGATCGTCTTCGGCGGCGACCTCGGTCGCTACGGGGTGCCGCTGCACGTCGACCCGCAGCCGCTGCCGGCGTGCGATGTGCTTGTGGTCGAGTCGACCTACGGCGACCGCAAGCACGACTACAAGCCCGTGATCGACCAGATTCGCGCCGACTTCCGCGAGACCGTGCGCCGACGCGGCACGGTGCTGATCCCCGCCTTCGCCGTGGGGCGCGCGCAGGCGGTGGGTCTCATCCTCCGCGAATTGATGGAGGACGGCGACCTGGCCGAGGTTCCCATCCACATCGACAGCCCGATGGCCGTCGACGCCACGGCCATCTACTCGCGCCACCTGCACGACGGCAACCTCGACGAGGGGATCGGTGAAGGTGCCTCGCTGTTCCCGCGTCAGGTGAAACTGCATCGCACCGTGCACGAGTCGAAGATGCTCACGGCCATGGACGGTCCGCGCGTCGTCATCGCCGCGAGCGGGATGATGACCGGCGGCCGCATCCTGCACCACCTGATCAAGCGCCTGCCCAACCAGAACAACCTGATCCTGCTCAGCGGCTACCAGGCGGTGGGCACGCGCGGCCGGCTTCTGCGCGACGGCGCCACCACCCTGCGCATGCACGGGCATGTCATCCCGGTGGGCGCCCGCGTGGGGTCCATCGACGGGTTGTCGAGCCACGCCGACGGCGACGAGATCATGCGCTGGATCGGTACGTGCCCGCTGCCGCCGCGCCGCGTCTTCGTGGTGCACGGCGAGGGCGAAGGGCCCCGCGCGATGGCCGCGCGGCTGAAGGCGGCGCTGCCGGGCGCCGAAGTGACCATCCCGGCGCTGGGCGACGGGTTCACGCTGGGCTGA
- the ettA gene encoding energy-dependent translational throttle protein EttA, giving the protein MAQQYIFTMKGLKKVVPPGREILKGIWLSFYPGAKIGVIGLNGSGKSSLLKIMAGVDQDFIGEAWPDPSIKVGYLPQEPQLDKAKDVRGNVEEAVAAMKGKLDRFNEISMAMCEPMDDDKMTKLMEEMGRLQDEIDHANGWELDRQLEIAMDALRCPPGDADVSKLSGGEIRRVALCRLLLQKPDLLLLDEPTNHLDAESVSWLERHLREYAGTVVLVTHDRYFLDNVTGWILELDNGYGIPWEGNYSSWLDQKKKKLIEEEKADSKRLKTIEHELEWVTASPKARQKKNKARVSQYEQLVSQERQMSQSAAQIRIPSGERLGNIVVAAEHLNKGYGDLLLFDDLTFSLPRGGIVGVVGPNGAGKTTLMRMITGEEKPDSGTLTVGETVRLAYVDQARDDLDAEKTVWENITGGAEELDLGGVKVNSRAYCSGFNFKGSDQQRKVGTLSGGERNRVHLARLLKSGANLILLDEPTNDLDVDTLRALEDALTEFGGCLVVVSHDRWFLDRICTHTLAFEGDSNVAWYEGSYSEYEEDRRKRLGEDADQPHRIKYRRLTHD; this is encoded by the coding sequence ATGGCTCAGCAGTACATTTTCACGATGAAGGGCCTCAAGAAGGTCGTCCCCCCCGGCCGCGAGATCCTCAAGGGGATCTGGCTGTCGTTCTACCCTGGCGCCAAGATCGGCGTCATCGGCCTGAACGGCTCGGGCAAGAGTTCGCTGCTGAAGATCATGGCGGGCGTCGACCAGGATTTCATCGGTGAGGCGTGGCCCGACCCCTCCATCAAGGTGGGCTACCTGCCCCAGGAGCCGCAGCTGGACAAGGCGAAGGACGTCCGCGGCAATGTCGAGGAAGCCGTCGCGGCGATGAAGGGCAAGCTCGACCGCTTCAACGAGATCAGCATGGCGATGTGCGAGCCCATGGACGACGACAAGATGACGAAGCTGATGGAGGAGATGGGCCGCCTGCAGGACGAGATCGACCACGCCAACGGCTGGGAGCTGGACCGCCAGCTCGAGATCGCGATGGACGCACTGCGCTGCCCGCCCGGCGACGCCGACGTCAGCAAGCTCTCGGGCGGCGAGATCCGCCGTGTCGCGCTGTGCCGCCTGCTGCTGCAGAAGCCCGACCTGCTGCTGCTCGACGAGCCCACCAACCACCTCGACGCCGAGTCGGTGTCGTGGCTGGAGCGCCACCTGCGCGAGTACGCCGGCACCGTGGTGCTCGTCACGCACGACCGCTACTTCCTGGACAACGTCACCGGCTGGATCCTCGAACTGGACAACGGCTACGGCATCCCCTGGGAAGGCAACTACTCCTCGTGGCTCGACCAGAAGAAGAAGAAGCTCATCGAGGAGGAGAAGGCCGACAGCAAGCGCCTCAAGACCATCGAGCACGAGCTGGAGTGGGTCACCGCCTCGCCCAAGGCCCGCCAGAAGAAGAACAAGGCCCGCGTCTCGCAGTACGAGCAGCTGGTCAGCCAGGAACGGCAGATGAGCCAGAGCGCGGCCCAGATCCGCATCCCGTCGGGCGAGCGCCTGGGCAACATCGTGGTGGCGGCCGAGCACCTGAACAAGGGCTACGGCGACCTGCTGCTGTTCGATGACCTGACGTTCAGCCTGCCGCGCGGCGGCATCGTCGGCGTGGTGGGCCCCAACGGCGCCGGCAAGACCACGCTCATGCGCATGATCACCGGCGAGGAGAAGCCCGACAGCGGCACGCTGACGGTGGGCGAGACGGTGCGCCTGGCCTACGTCGACCAGGCCCGTGACGACCTCGACGCCGAGAAGACGGTGTGGGAGAACATCACCGGCGGCGCCGAGGAACTGGACCTGGGTGGCGTCAAGGTCAACAGCCGCGCCTACTGCAGCGGCTTCAACTTCAAGGGGTCGGACCAGCAGCGGAAGGTGGGCACGCTCAGCGGCGGCGAACGCAACCGCGTGCACCTGGCGCGGCTGCTCAAGAGCGGCGCCAACCTGATCCTGCTGGATGAGCCCACGAACGACCTGGACGTCGACACGCTGCGCGCGCTGGAAGACGCCCTGACCGAGTTCGGCGGCTGCCTGGTCGTGGTCAGCCACGATCGCTGGTTCCTGGACCGCATCTGCACGCACACGCTGGCCTTCGAAGGCGACAGCAACGTCGCCTGGTACGAGGGCAGCTACTCCGAGTACGAAGAGGACCGCCGCAAGCGCCTGGGCGAGGACGCGGACCAGCCGCACCGCATCAAGTACCGGCGGCTGACGCACGACTAG